The DNA window ACGAGCCATGGCACATCAAAAGGATGATGGATGATCTTGGTTTTAGAGAGAGGGGTCTAATCATGTGTGTGCAGTGGGCAGGCATGATTGGTCTAATCCTAGCCGTGCATCCGTGGTGGTCTCTCATCGCAACAGCAGGGATGAACAGGAGTCAGTTTTTATATGGCCACAGCCTGTACTGGATGAACACCTCTTCAGTTGTGCAAGGCATGACTTCCACATATCAGCTCAGCTGGGAATCTCTCTCAAAGCCAATTATTTGGTACCCAAGGGCTCCAGGGCCTTTAGGGTAGGAGCAGAGGGAGCAGGAGTAGGATTTCAGCTCAGATCCCAAGCTTCAGTGATGAGAATTGGTAGATGCACAACATATGTAACCTTGAATGGTGGAAATGGTATTGTTGATAATGTGGTGTAGAGCATCACATGGTTTGCTTTTGTTGGATAGAAATGAGCATGGTTTTGAGTTGGATAGAAATGAGGATCTATATGATGGTGGAAATGGTTTTGTTAATAATGTGGTGTAGAGCATGCCaagaattgtttttgttaataATGGCTCcatgatttgtttttgttgtgatGGTGTCTTGAAAACTGTAGTGAGAAAAATGCATTTCTTGGATATCTTGGCATGGATATTGTATATTAACAAAACAAACGTATAcattatgtttataacttGTTGATAATCTAAAGCTCATTAGAATGGTTGGGCAATGAATCAATGTGTAGGGAATTATGTACTGTTTCAAAAAGTTATcaacaaaatatagaaattaagAGAAATGGCAACTGGATCATATATCCAAATAGTATAGAATGTTCTATTAAGTaaattgatttaattttgaCACGGTGGATCGTTTTGGTAGACCCTACAAATCCACTCCATTACCATTTTTAGACCTACTGGgcaaatccattttttttttaacatgcaGGCAAATAGATTGGTGCAAACTATTGACTTCTCAttaccatttttatttttagctgcCTATGGTCACTAACCCTATATTCACGGTCGAATTTTCATAATCACATCCTTACTACGCAACAACATTTTAATAAGCGGTCATAGCGAATCACCTTTCCTCGCTAAAACTTAATAGAAATTACCCTCATTGCACACATTATCCAATGCGAGGTGTCTACAGCATTACTCCCCTTCATGGTTCCAATATGTCAGCTGTGTGTTCACCAGCACAAAAACCTCTCCTGCATCCCAATCATTCCAAGCAGTAGCACACACATCACTACTACTACACCTGTGAAAACCACACACCCACCGGTATATAAACcacccaccacctcctcccctaCTACACCACTCATCATCGAACACCTCAGGCTTCGCTTCTCTCCCGTTTCCGCTCAAGATCGCCGGAGAAGATCAATCGAACACCACCCGCCATGAAGAAGCCGTCCGTGCTTCTTCTCCGGTCGCTCTCGTCGCGCCTGTCCACTCgcctcgcgccgtcgccggcggtggcgccgtggCCGCCCGTGCGGAGCGCCTACGACCGCTggctcgccgccgagctcgacgagctccgcgccgcgccgtgcgccgccgcgtggctcgcccgcgccctcggcctcgcctccgccgcgcagAAGCGGCTCGTCGCgtccgcgtcggcggcgccggtgccggcggGTGGCGTTGACCGGAAGGGCGTGGACGAGTGCGTCGAGGACACGGCGGAGCTGCTCGACGCGTGCGCCGGGCTCAGGGACAGGCTGGAGATGATCAGGGGGTACGTCTCGTCGATGCGCGTTGCGCTGCACTGGCTcgaggaaggcggcgacggcacggcggtggccgcgcgtcgccgggccgccgccgcgttcgcGGAGTGCGAGGCCGTGgagcggcggtgcggcgcggAGCTCGCCAAGTGCGGCTCCAACCTCCGCAAGCTCGGCGAGAGGGCGCTGACGCAcgccaagcagcagcagcacggcggcgccgccgacacGCAGCGCGACGAGGCGctggccggcgcgcgcgccgtgGCGCTGCTCGCCATCGGGGCCCTCGGCGCCGCTCTCGCgttccgcccgcgccgcgcggcttccgtcggcgtcgcgccgccgccctcgtgCAAgaccggcgccgcgccgtggGAGTGCGCGCTCCAGGAGGTGCAGAGGCAGGTCAAGGAGGAgtacgagcggcggcgcaaggaCGGCGTCCCATGCATGTCCGAGCTCGAcgccaccgcggccgccggccgggcggcgcaGCGCGCCGTGGCGACGGGGCACCGATGCCCGGACACaaccgtcgccgacgcgaggAGGCGGTGCGACGAGCTGGAGGAGAAGATGTTCGTCCTGGACGAGAAGGTCGGCGAGCTCCACAGGGAGCTCATCGGCGTCAGGATGGTTCTCTTGGAGTGGTCTCAAACTGCGAGAGGGCATCAGCTGCTCAAGCTCTCAAAATTCTGAATGATTAGCAGCAGAAATGGACGTAGGATCGAATGTAAATACGCATTCCGAGAGAAATTTTGCATCTCAGCATTGGGTCTCAAATTCATCCTGAGCTGGAATGAGACGATGAATCAAAGAACGTACATACGTATATTGTTAGTAGTATAGTTTAATCGTAGTCgcttgataaaaatatatcaacgatatggattaaattctattgtcagtaaaatgcaccggagtcggTCCCTATTGAAAATGATGCTCTGTTAATTTTTCTTCGACAATCACTATCTACCATTGTGGTGTCATGAGATGATGAGACGCGCAACAAAAGTTGCAGCAGAATGATGGTTCTAACAACAATGCAGTTTTACCAAATCTACTCATTTGTGCAATGTTTTTAATACCATATCAAAACCAGTTTGTGAAGAAAAATTACCTCACATTTCACTACTTGTGGATTTTGTTCCTTCCAAAAGGCtcccatgataaaaaaatgagtATTTAGCGTTTTCATGTGTTTAACTATAGTTATAgggaatgatcttgacttgcTAGAGTCTTTTCTTGGGTCGAtgtgtatatttttctttattaatgaAATGAACCAGAGCTTCTGCCTTTGttcccaacaaaaaaaaagtctgaATAAAATCGTATTTACCTGCAGGATTACCTATTTACCTATGCATGTTCGCATCTTCAGTAAACATCCCTACTGAACaaacaaatgacaaaaaaaaaagttaaaaaagacATTGTGTGCACTGTGCGCAATCCTTGTATAGACCCAGCCCGACCCGGCCCATCGTAGCCCGTGGAAAGACACAAGACAACTGAAACAGCTCAGCGAGGAATTGAGGTCTCGATGATTCCGGCAGTGGTCGGGAGGGGTAAGAATGGGTGTTAATTATCTGGCATagaaattataataaataggttagtatatgattaattaattactaaaaaatataaaatagattaatatgatttttaaaacaatttttttttaaaaattttttgaaaaaatatcctattagtgtttagtagtttgggaaaCATACACGGAAGGTAAGGATGAGCCGAACGGGGCCTCAGTCTAATTAATGTCCACTCCTTAATTAGGTTCCATGCAAGGTTTACCTATGCATTATGATCGGTTTTCAGAGTATGCAGGTTGAAGAAGCTGGTTTCAGCTCAGAGCTGTGGCTCAATTAAATGTGACAGACAGTGTTAGACAACAGTACCATTGCCACCCTGTCTGAAGTCTGAAGCTCTGAACCACATCAACCCAGGCGAGAGGAATCCTTGCCTTCCATTAAACTAATCTTTGTCCAGCTACAAGATCCAACTAGCTGACCCACACACCAGCATATTCCTTCACCCATCAGTATCATTTAGCAAAGATTCTCCCACACAAATAAatgaagaaataaataaattcagtGTTGGCTTGCCTGCATAATGTCTTAGGTGTGCTAAAAATGCATTCTGAAAGAAAGGATAAATTTGAAAgacttgtttcttttcttaaaaaaacctaaatttGAAATGCTTGATTGCACAATGAAAACTTTATGGAGGGGAATTGAGCCCAATGCGACGATGAAACGACTtcttctaaataaaaatcagtACTAATCATATATAACTACCAAAGCAAGCTAACCCACAAACTAACCATGGAATTAATGGAAGCtgattttgtaaatattttcaatactcttataaagaaattaaaaaaaccactGCTTACTCAATTATAAGCTGATTTTGCACATAATTTACATCCAGAAAATGATACACCTTGGgccaaaaatagaaaaaaaaattacatatttttaaacataaaaattacagaTTTTGTGAAGGGTGTACGCGTCGAGCAAGAGCCAAGAACACGCGGCGGCGCATTCGAtcacgaggcggcggcgatggcgtggccgccggcgcagTCGAAGccgcagcggcagcgcgggCAGTCGGCGAAGTTGGCGAGCGGGAAGGAGGCGGAGAGCGGGCCGACGAAGAACCTGAGCTGGTCGCCGGCGCGGTCGACCTGGCCGATGCCGAGCCACGCGAACAGCACCTTCACGCTCACCCCCTCCAGCGACCGGATCGACCCTTCCCTCGCGTTCCCGGCGATGCGCCGCCCGTACCGGAGCAGgtacgcgccgccgtcgcccacgcGGAACTCGcagtccccgccgccgccgacgccgtcgccggagaggAGCACCTCGAACGAACCGTCGGGGCGGAGCACGTACGACTGCACGCCCTCCGGGAGAATGCCCCGCGGGAAGCCGTACCGCTCCACCATCTCGtacgccgtcggcgccgccgtgttGTTTGTGtcccccgacgacgacgacgacgacgacgcgagcgccggcgcggcggcggcggcggcgaggaggagtgCGGCGACAAGAAAAAGCTTGGCCATTTTTGGCTGCTGGGTTTGCATGTGTTGCTGGGTTTAAATGTTAATCGGAGtgttaattaaatttgatctCTTTGGCGTGTTTGCAACACCAACTAATTGGCTGTCAAGAACTGATTAGGGAGCAATTTGTAAAAAGGATTGAGTGAGCCATTGGCTTCATTGCTCGATCAAGCGTGACGGATTAGTGAATTGACTGCTGAAAGaacctattttttttcgaTTGACTTTGGATTTCATTTGCTTGATTTCTAACCTACTCCTTCCGCTTTTTATCGGAATTTTGCAAacgtgtcattataattttacaaagttagaGATTTGTTATTAGTATCTCAATGATACGTAGGACCTGCAtaagtcaatgacatgtggatcAAGATAGCATATCTTCAATTTAGTAAAATTACGATGGCATCttgcaatttttcttttttattgggtgccattgtttggtttatataaaaaattacataattactcattagtttattatgatcttatttattactaaaaacattATAAGCATGATTcgtaattttgtatattttcaaaaatatttaaataagacaaatgattaagtgcgcgcatatatatatatatatatatatatatatatatatatatatatatatatatatatatatatatatatatatatatatatatataatggattacgtcaaataaaaaaaattggagcgAGTATCAAAACTTGCCAAAATAGTATGCTATCACACTCCACCGTACATTCTCTTCTTGGTTGCCAGTAAAGAACACTATCATAAAGTATTTAGTTCTGTTTTTTAGACGAACCGGCATAAGAAATAACtttatattattgtttttttaaacacGGTACAAACGTAAAATGGTTATATTATATAGGCCACGCACATATACTGATCCTTATGAACACACGTAAACTTGATCCTAACGAGAATTCTCCTTTCAGCATAAGCATACCCGTCCTTCTacttataattaatcatgtactaattaggctcaaaagattcgtctcacggtttcccctataactgtgtaattagttttaatgttcatctatatttaatacttcatttagatgttcaaagattcgattaatgtttttgggaaaaagtttttggaaactcAATGGGACCTAACCAACACCCTACGCCAGTGTCTGCGCCTCCTCGTACTCCGGTGTCGGCTGCTGCCGAACATACGTCCATCGCGGCGTTGAGGGGAgacctcccctcccctcgcaGGGTGTCCAGGTTAAACATATGGTGGGGGGAGACCGGTGGCGTGTCTCGTAGAAGAGAAAAGCAGCGTTCATAGCTGACCAGGACTGGTTCAGCGGAAACGAGGTCGAGATGGCGAGCAAATTCAGGCAGCTCAGCTAGACTACCACTACCAGTATAGTCATGGCGAGCAGCGTTCCCGCGGTGCTAGAGTGGTCTCGTTGGATATTGCACGCACACGATCTTCTTCTGTCTTTAGATGCCTAAGCTCCAACACTTTTTCCTACACTGGTCGATGGCAATTATGACAGAAGACGGTATAGTCGTGGATATCGAGGTATCTATCAATTCTGTCTTGTACCTACTATTCATCTCTCTCGTTCTTTGTAAAGTTTTACACGAGATGCTCGCACTACAACATAAATAAGCCGTAGAGACACTTTTCAAATACTTTAGAGGCACTTTTCAAATGTCTTTACAACAAGATAGagacatttttaaaaatgccTTATAAGTGTCTTGTGGTGATTTGTCTTTACAAACAAAGAGACAATTTATAAAGTGTGTCTATGCCTTGCAGCATTTTTATAGAGACGTTAAATTATATGGCTACCATAGCAAAccattatagaaaaatagaaaaaacatacctTTTGCACCTAGTAGTCCTTGAACTTAGGACCTATTAACATAgagttatttatatatcattcACCTAACCATTTTGACCTCAGGTGATTACTTGTTAATTAATATCACgtcttaaatatatttagttatttagaaTGTATTAACCTCAAATAAAGTGTCTTTAAGAAGGTTAAAATGCCTCAACAAAATGCCGATACATGTGAGGCAAATTATAAAGTGCCACAAAGATGCCTCTATaagattaatttagaaaattaggttAAAAAATGCCTCTAAAGTGTCTCTAGAGTAAAAACATTATAGGCAATTTACAAAATGCCTCTAAACAATGTCTCTATGCTATAGGAGTCTTAATTTTAGagacattttttaatttgtctcTACAAAAGTGCCATTATGTAAGGTTTTTGTTGTAGTGTCGGTGAGAATCAATTTGGGCTTTTTAATAACCCTTCAAAAGTATTTTGAGGTACCAAAAGTTAAATTATGGTACCTCTAGGTACCGAAAATTTACACTAGAAGATATGGTAACTCAAAgtactttttttaagaatgttaAAAGAAACTCAATCAATTTAGCTATTTCTTTCAATCTTTTGTGGCTTCAGCTCTACCTTTCAAGAAGTAAAATAGTGTGACATGCTTTATAACCcgtctaaaaaaatactttttcaGATATTGATGAGTGCCAATTGCCAGATATTCACCCATGTCAGGGAAACTGCATCAATTTGCCTGGGACATACCGATGCTCACCAAACAAAGGCATCAGGAGCCTTCCAGGTACAAACATGTACCACTACTGCTACAATTTTCAGTACCAATAATATCAGTTGTCCTTGATGCAATTGAAAACTAACATTTGATAGAGTATGTATTTAGATTCCACAACAATTTGAGTTCAAAATGACAAGGGGGAAAAGGTTTACAAGAATTACAAGAGTAATTTTAATGTCCTTGATAAGatatactaaaatttcagGGTAAAATtctggtacctcttggtacctaggtacaaggaggtaccaaattttatactaaaattttgatatctctcaGTATCTActcaagaactataaaattgctctaattaCAATAATAGCAATCAGTTCTAGCTTTTGCCTACTACTTTTACTACTTGGTATTGCcaagagcatttttctcataCTTAAGTAGGTACATGAGATACTACtgttttcaatataaaatttgatatctatATATTGCCAAGAGCTTTTTTcaagagcatttttctcaaggatggaaaaaatgctctaTTGCCAAAGTCACCAATGAACTCAAGCAgcaaagagagaagaagataAGATTTTGTAAGAAATCATGGATTCATTCTCATCAAACAAACATATGGCTGAAAGGATGGAGATTTTCAGCTTAGAAGAACTAGACCAAGCAACCAACAAATTTGACCAGAATCGCATCCTCGGCGACAGGGGCACAGTTTACAAAGGCATCTTATCTGATCAACGTGTTGTGGCCATCAAGAAGTCCAACATTGTAGTTCAAAGGGAAATTGATCAGTTCATAAATGAGGTTGTCATACTTTCACAGACAAACCATAGAAATATGGTGAAACTATTTGGCTGGTGCCTTGAGACAGAAGTTTCTCTACTAGTGTATGGGTTCATATCAAATAGAACTCTCTCATAGCATCTTCATGAAAAATGTGAAAACCCTTTGTCATGGAAAGATAgaatgatgagatgattacaCTGGAAACTGCAAGGGCAATTGAATATTTACAGTGCTGCTTCAATATCAGTCTTCCGTAGGGATATCAAATCTGCAAATGTACTACTTATTGATAATTTAACAGTAAAAGTGTCAGATTTCGGAGCTTCAAGATCAGTTTTGACAAATAACACAGGAATAGTTACAGCCGTCCATGGAACTCATGGTTACCTTGATCCTGAGTACTACTACCTAATCGATTAATAGAGAAGAGTGATGTTTACAATTTTAGCAGAACTACTAACAGGGGTAAGCCAGTTTGCTCTTCCCATTCATGAGAAAACACAAGCCCCGCATCACACTTtatgccttgtttagtttccaaaatttttttccaaaaacatcacatcaaatttttggacatctaaataaagcattaaacatagataaaccaaaaaactaattgcacagttacggaagaaatcttgagacgaatcttttgagcctaattagaaagtgattagccataagtgttacagtaaccaacatgtgctaatgacggattaattaggctcaaaaaattcgtctcgcggttttcagccggaatctaaaatttgttttgtaattaaactacgtttaatacttcaaatatatatccggaaacttgatgtgatgtttttgcaaactaaacaccacctttgTGTCACTGATAAGAAACAATCGCTTGTCAGACATTCTGGATCCACaagttaggtggtgtttagattgagaaaatttttaggagaaatgtcacgtcaaatgtttgaccggatgtcggaaggagttttcggacacgaacgaaaaaacgaatttcacggctagcctagaaaccgcgagacgaatcttttgagcctaattaatccatcattagcatatgttggttactgtagcacttatggcttgGCTAAtcaggctcaaaagattcgtctcaagatttctttcgtaactgtgaaattagttttttaagctcatctatgtttaatactttatttaggtgtccaaaaatttgatgtaatgtttttggaaaaaaaatttgggaactaaacaaggccttatttAAGAGGGAGGGACTGAAtatggccttgtttagttcctaaaatttttttccaaaaacatcacatcaaatttttagacacctaaataaaatattaaacatagatgaaccaaaaaactaattgtacggttatagaaaaaaatcttgagacgaaccttttgagcctaattagccatgattagtcataagtgctacagtaaccgacatgtgctaatgacggattaattaggcttaaaagattcgtctcgcggattctaggctagccgtgaaattttttttttcattcgtgtccgaaaaccccttccgacatccggttaaacatttgacgtgacacttctcctaaaaattttatcaatccAAATACCACCTATACATGTCTAAGGGGTTGCAAGTCTCGCAAAAGCTTACAAGGTGACAAAGGCCTAGAGTGAGGCAAGTAGAGATAGCACTTGAAGGTATGCAAAGCTCAAAGCTCCACGTCAGTTGCCGTATCACAAGGGCGAGTCAAAATGTTGAAAAAGACCAGACATACAGTGGAATCAAAAGAGGTGAAATAGCTAGACAGTACAGCATGGAAACAGAGTTGTTACATTCATCTGAAATACCGAGAAGAATCTTCATTCTAACGTAAGCTATTTAGCAGTGTTGGGCCATCTGAAATTTTCTGCAGTGTGCCCTGCCCGAATGTAAATAATTCCTGGATATATTGAtgcaatgctgcggtatcaCTGAAATAAATCTGCCCAGAAGATGTGCATTCAGAAACAGATCACAGCAGCTCacactattatattttattgatttgaaaaacaaaaatgcacTAATCAATTCAACGATCGAAAGATGGCCATATGCTGAAATTCATCTGAAAATCCAGGGGAAAGTTATCAGAAATAGAATCTTCAGTAAAGATTGCCCTCGAAGCTCCAGCTGAAGTCGCAAAAGAGCCTCATCGCAACCTGCCATTGCCAAGCCCCAGCTGGATTTGGCCGCCCAGAGTTGGGGCAGTTTGTCCTTTCGGGGTTCAAAGCGATGGTCATAGCTGATTAGGAATGATTGATTAAAGGAATATTCGTGGTCTACAGAAAGTCtggatttcttttcttttttgaagcCCACAGCTAccattttgaattttacatgCTGCACGCGTTTTGTTGGATAGCTCCTAATCACGTCACCTTCTCGGTGTTTGGATCGGAGACTTTTTTAcgtaaataaaggctattttattagacaaaatttttaagcctaattaatctatgattagtaaatatttactacaGCATTATATTCgttaatcataaactaattaggctcaatagattcgtctacGAAATAGTCCAAATGAAcgaggtgagttttattaatagtctatatttaatatttttaattaatatccaaacattcgataggacagaaacttaaaaaaaatcatcagagCCAAACAGGGTCCAGTTTCATATGGCGTGCGACGGTCGTATGCGCCGACCATTGTAGTCACCGCAGCCTGAGAATTTTATATGGCGCACGCGTTTATAGTTCAATAATTACTCAGAATGTCATCTTCTTCATTAATTAACAGGCTAGGTTTTGTATCGTCAAGCTCATGGATCGATGTAACGTACTAACTAacgtttagttctcaaaaaaattttcaacaaaCACCGtatcgaatatttgaacatataaatacagcattaaatatagatgagaACTAAAACTAATAATTACACAGTCATAGGggaatcgcgagacgaatattttgagcctaattagtccataattagccatatgtgctatagtaactaacatgtgctaatgacggattaattaggctcaaaagatccgccatacaaattcgtttttttttatgtccgAAAATCCTTTTCGACGTCCGATGAAACGTCCTACGTAATAATctttaaaaacttttagaactaaacggagccctctctcctctcactctccattaaaaaaaaaaagaggacagGTGATGCGAGCCGGACTTGCAGTGATCACTTGACCGCGTCCGTCATCCAGTACAGAAGAAGCAGTGcgatttcttgttttttttttgtcgtttGACCGAAGTCAGTAGGAAAACCCCAACCTCCAATCTAtttctctttaattttttattttagcctCAAATTTTTGGGAGTCGAACTTGGCCTATTGATGAGTGACTGAGTGCTACTTATGTGCTTTATTCAGGAAAACTATTCAAAACTCTCGAAAGAAGATACTCTCGTATATAGacatgctatctaaatatttattaaaaatattaaaaaaatttgtgtatATAGATTATGTGATATCTCACTacacaaatatgcaagttccatagcaaaaataacaaatatatgattgtgagtatgtgtatactatttacagtttaattttttatttttgttatgaatcataaaagtcatattttaacttgtacGTTTGTATAGTGATAcatcacatattaatttatcttaacatattttttcatatttttgtgactatttagataatatataatagacgAAAACCGACTCCTCGGTAGTTTAGAATCGAGGCTCGCTTTATCCAATAGACGTCCTTTCGTCAGgatgacttttttttgaaaggaatCAGGATGACTTTTGGTACCTCGCACGTAGAATCAGGATTGTTTATGTGATGAGCGCGTTTAGATGGATAGCTAGTCGCCTAATCATCACACATCACCTTCCAATTTTTCTTGATAGTGCGGTGTGCGCTGGCCGGCCTTTCAGCTAATTAAACACATCTTTAAGACTTGCAGTGAGTGACCATTCTTGTCGCCACCAAAGACTGCGTATTTCTTCGCAGCTAGTAGAGCAGACGATGACGATTCCCGTCTCATCTCGGCGACCGGCGATCGACATGATCGGAGCACTGACATTGTTTCAGACGAtcctggcgacggcggcggcgctagcTGCAGGCCGGATATCCCTGCCTGGTTGCCCGGAGAGCTGCGGCGACGTGCAGGTGCCGTACCCGTTCGGGATCGGCCAAGGCTGCTTCTTCCACGAACACAAAGCAGCTGGCTTCAACCTCATCTGCAACGAGACGCTGCATCCGCCAAAGCTGTTcttagccgccgccggcgcggaggtgCTGGGCATCTCCTTGCCGGACGGCACGgtgcgcgtcggcggcgacgtccgacggtgGCCGGGCTTCGTGTACGACAACACGTGGTACGCGCCGTACGCCGCGGGCTCCTTCCGAGTGTCGAGCGCGCGCAACTCCTTCGTGGCCTTCGGCTGCAACGTGGTGGCGCAGCtcatccccgccgccgccggcgccgccgacacTCTcacggacgacggcggcgccgccagcATCTGCGCCGCCGTGTGCGCGCAGCAGACGCGCAACGGCTCGTCGTCTTGCTCGGGGGTCGGGTGCTGCCGCACGTCCGTCGTTCCGCTCGCGTGGGGCGCCGCCACGTACGGCCGTCTCCACGTTAACCACCTGCTCGGCGAACAGAACTCCGGCCCTTACATTGGAACGAACAAAACCATGTTCATCGTTGATCAGGAGTGGTTCAGCAGAAACGAGCGCGAGGTGGTGAGAGAGTTCAGCCAGCCCGACCCCCAGGTCCGCAGCGTTCCGGTGGTCTTCGAGTGGTCGCTGAATGTgaccgccggcgacgggacGAAGGGATGCCTGAGCGCAAACAGCTTCTCGTATTCTGTCGACGGGAGTGACGACCGGAGGCGATGCAACTGCTCCCAAGGGTACGAGGGCAATCCCTACCTCAGCGATGGATGTCAAGGTATCCACCCACCACTTCAAtttgtgtttcttttcttcattcTTCATTGGAAGTTCGGACAAACGCCCGGgggtttctttcttttctaatATTGAAGATCGTCGGAAGTTCGTATAAGTGACCATAGGTGGTTCTTagcaagaaataattaattgagttACGATGTTCAATGTTTTCActtctatttttcattcaGTAGTTTTGTACTTGTACTGTGTATTGGCTCTCAAAGTCCTTTTCTTAGCTGAgcatttttcctatccttTAGTAGGTACTATGAGgcatcactgttttctatataaaatttggtattttctaatatctatataaaatttggtattttctaATATCTAAGATACTAAA is part of the Oryza brachyantha chromosome 11, ObraRS2, whole genome shotgun sequence genome and encodes:
- the LOC102701768 gene encoding uncharacterized protein LOC102701768, with the translated sequence MAKLFLVAALLLAAAAAAPALASSSSSSSGDTNNTAAPTAYEMVERYGFPRGILPEGVQSYVLRPDGSFEVLLSGDGVGGGGDCEFRVGDGGAYLLRYGRRIAGNAREGSIRSLEGVSVKVLFAWLGIGQVDRAGDQLRFFVGPLSASFPLANFADCPRCRCGFDCAGGHAIAAAS